In a single window of the Pseudopipra pipra isolate bDixPip1 chromosome Z, bDixPip1.hap1, whole genome shotgun sequence genome:
- the LRRC70 gene encoding leucine-rich repeat-containing protein 70 → MNCQRQNNGNNEFQIWAKSEMSKKANDRDMCVLQSSPPCPGAFLYILNWVFLLLLQKEAFGCPSACQLCTGRQVSCCNAGLSSIPWNLPKTTILVYLSGNNISHVTPNELRGLQKLAALHMDNSSILYVHPKAFVELPKLCYLHLNNNNIKRLDPGIFEGLSNLHCLYLQDNQIAFLPRGLFSDLFSIRYLSLQRNRLSVLGSGTFLGMMSLQTLNLANNKISWISDSAFHHLENLAYLSLEGNSLKLVPSNAIGKLKNLERLSLSHNPIGSIQSFAFKGLNKLRYLSLKNVRLKCIAVNGFFGLNNLSQLILSYNDLENINSSTFTVLNNLMYLQLDRNKIASIGDGTFEKMGQSLKILSLAFNNITELQPEVLKPLVSLTHLQVNSNPWNCSCKMLRLLNWLALSPVSVRIRCQNPQSMRGRPLHYIKGTRFSNCISPTASPETAWSLGSVGVHRSATMLLMAWQKGKSQKLEEFVNAETKYVAFWEGTTATLATPLPYEGNAVEIPSQATTVLSTLPVQIATQIISTNRTVEEQDLLPKDVASVSLKTSLICAQKVEKLNQAFDILLAFFILACAVILLLTCKIIQFRQKLKLLENSGEKRIEYYGFYQPGRYNITDPVQSLTQKSVVHSELDQIRLLKRTASESQAQVILFEHSSL, encoded by the exons ATGAACTGCCAACGgcaaaataatggaaataatgAATTTCAGATTTGGG CGAAGTCAGAGATGAGTAAGAAGGCCAATGACAGGGATATGTGTGTTCTGCAAAGTTCTCCACCCTGCCCGGGAGCATTCCTGTATATACttaattgggtttttttgttgctgcttcAGAAGGAGGCTTTTGGCTGTCCATCTGCTTgtcagctctgcacagggagaCAAGTTAGCTGTTGTAATGCAGGGCTTTCGAGCATCCCTTGGAACTTACCAAAAACGACAATTCTTGTGTACCTCAGTGGAAATAATATATCACATGTCACTCCAAATGAACTAAGAGGGCTTCAGAAGCTTGCTGCACTCCACATGGATAACTCCAGTATTCTGTATGTACACCCAAAAGCTTTTGTGGAGCTCCCCAAACTGTGCTACTTGCATCTCAATAACAATAATATTAAACGCCTGGATCCAGGAATCTTTGAAGGCCTTTCCAATCTTCATTGTTTATACCTTCAGGATAATCAAATAGCTTTTCTTCCCAGAGGATTATTTAGTGATCTTTTTTCTATTAGATATTTATCGCTTCAAAGAAATCGTCTCAGTGTCCTTGGAAGTGGGACTTTCTTGGGTATGATGAGTCTCCAAACACTAAACCTAGCCAATAATAAGATTTCATGGATATCAGATTCAGCATTTCATCATCTTGAAAACCTTGCATATTTGTCTCTTGAAGGTAACAGCTTAAAACTTGTGCCATCGAATGCTATTGGAAAGCTCAAAAATCTTGAAAGACTTTCATTGTCTCACAATCCTATTGGATCAATACAGTCTTTTGCGTTTAAAGGACTTAATAAGCTTAGATATCTGTCTTTGAAAAATGTCAGGCTAAAATGTATTGCTGTAAATGGATTTTTTGGATTAAACAACCTTAGCCAGTTAATCTTAAGTTATAATgatttagaaaatataaattccAGCACTTTTACTGTATTAAACAATTTAATGTATCTGCAActagacagaaataaaatagcCAGTATTGGTGATGGTACCTTTGAAAAAATGGGACAGTCACTTAAAATACTCAGTTTAGCATTTAATAATATTACAGAGTTACAACCTGAAGTACTCAAGCCTTTAGTATCTCTAACTCACCTACAGGTAAATTCTAATCCTTGGAACTGCAGCTGCAAAATGCTTCGGTTACTTAATTGGCTGGCATTGTCTCCTGTTTCTGTAAGAATTCGTTGTCAGAATCCGCAGAGCATGCGTGGTAGACCTTTGCATTACATTAAGGGGACTCGGTTTTCAAACTGCATTAGTCCTACTGCCAGCCCAGAGACTGCTTGGAGTCTGGGATCTGTGGGTGTCCATCGCAGCGCTACCATGTTGCTGATGGCGTGGCAAAAAGGAAAGAGTCAGAAACTTGAGGAGTTTGTCAATGCAGAAACTAAATATGTTGCTTTCTGGGAAGGAACTACAGCTACATTAGCTACCCCTTTGCCCTATGAAGGAAATGCTGTTGAAATTCCATCACAGGCAACTACAGTATTATCAACATTACCAGTGCAAATAGCAACACAGATTATATCTACTAACAGAACTGTAGAAGAACAAGATTTACTTCCGAAAGATGTTGCTTCTGTGTCATTAAAAACATCCCTGATTTGTGCACAAAAGGTTGAAAAGCTGAATCAGGCTTTTGACATTTTATTAGCCTTTTTCATTCTGGCTTGTGCTGTAATCCTGTTGTTAACCTGTAAAATTATTCAGTTTAGGCAGAAACTAAAGTTGCTGGAAAATTCAGGGGAAAAGAGAATAGAATATTATGGCTTTTATCAGCCTGGCAGATATAA